Proteins from a single region of Lampris incognitus isolate fLamInc1 chromosome 16, fLamInc1.hap2, whole genome shotgun sequence:
- the fbxo34 gene encoding F-box only protein 34, translated as MYLKSYSKLNDLRLATAPVPPPSQRGSLYVGQQGALLRAEWGRSGNHGNITVGRFPFSVISTNSLRLNNGSSSSSSSSSSSSSCSSPCWEKRGADIDAPLDIWSVIKPGNVQQKIAIFTPAPLPQGPGTPAAPPPRPTALKVRGSWDGGSSTPKRRRRSGSNSRPQQSPVHTVLPRPTSLACDPSPNSGVSMVSGGVDGVRVGEMVAFLERRVSGPLLTPVPISKGSCYLPGEEEEEEEEEERETVRVSDMVARLESQCLKGRTLGGGGDVSPNNSLRRMVGRVLLAGPKPEYVLPKPSSLPSSSSLKFSADTPKNESFSPSQASPAPLLTPEDAERTSGETSTCCLNEEQMESSVSVEGGGRGGQLFQSTEPRTSPQSGEEEPLPGQLFFHLASEPHTLPHTHIPADSEPCPFQMCVTSDLEAISPPPSPSPENPVKRREKSGGVQQGVIPESPVVPLGARPVASPEFLELRLKLQLLLEPQPYLLLLPHHLLLRIFSLLPTRSLAALKCSCHYFQFIMETYGVRPADSRWVCDPRYRDDPCKQCKKRYGRGDVSLCRWHHKPYCQALPYGPGYWMCCHGTHKDTPGCNVGLHDNRWVPAFHSIHMPIYKKHKDPEDM; from the coding sequence atGTATCTAAAGTCTTATTCGAAGCTCAATGACCTCCGTCTGGCAACAGctcctgttcctcctccctcccAGAGAGGCAGCCTCTATGTGGGCCAGCAGGGGGCGCTGCTCCGGGCCGAGTGGGGAAGGAGCGGTAACCATGGCAATATAACTGTGGGACGTTTCCCCTTTAGCGTGATCTCAACCAACAGCCTTCGACTTAACAAtgggtcctcctcctcctcctcctcctcctcctcctcctcctcctgctcgtcGCCCTGCTGGGAGAAGCGGGGGGCTGACATTGATGCCCCGCTGGACATCTGGAGCGTCATCAAACCAGGGAACGTGCAGCAGAAGATCGCCATTTTCACCCCGGCCCCGCTCCCACAGGGCCCGGGCACACCTGCTGCGCCCCCCCCGCGCCCAACAGCCCTGAAGGTGCGGGGGAGCTGGGATGGAGGGAGCTCCACACCCAAGCGACGGAGGAGGTCTGGGAGCAACTCTCGACCCCAACAGAGCCCGGTACACACAGTCCTGCCCCGTCCCACCTCCTTGGCCTGTGACCCGTCACCCAACAGTGGGGTGAGTATGGTTTCTGGGGGAGTGGATGGAGTGCGTGTTGGGGAGATGGTGGCGTTTCTGGAGCGGAGGGTCAGTGGACCACTCCTGACCCCCGTCCCCATCAGCAAAGGGTCGTGCTACCTccccggggaggaggaggaagaggaggaggaggaggagcgggagacaGTGCGGGTGTCTGACATGGTAGCCCGGCTGGAGTCCCAGTGCCTGAAGGGACGCACACTGGGAGGAGGAGGTGATGTGTCTCCAAACAATAGCCTGAGGAGGATGGTGGGTCGCGTACTGCTGGCTGGACCAAAACCAGAATACGTCTTGCCGAAGCCTTCATCACTACCATCATCATCGTCACTGAAATTCTCTGCCGACACTCCCAAGAATGAGAGCTTCTCCCCCTCCCAGGCCTCTCCCGCTCCGCTCCTCACTCCAGAGGACGCAGAGAGGACCAGTGGGGAAACCTCAACATGCTGCCTAAATGAGGAGCAGATGGAGAGCAGTGTGAGTGTggaggggggaggaagaggaggacaacTCTTCCAATCaactgaacccaggacctccccACAGTCTGGGGAGGAGGAACCGCTACCAGGTCAGCTGTTTTTCCACCTGGCCTCAGAACCGCAcacactccctcacacacacatacctgctgACTCAGAGCCATGCCCCTTCCAGATGTGTGTGACCTCTGACCTGGAAGCAatcagcccccccccttccccctccccagaGAACCCTGTAAAGAGAAGGGAGAAGAGCGGGGGGGTGCAGCAGGGTGTGATCCCTGAGTCTCCTGTAGTGCCTTTGGGTGCACGTCCTGTGGCGTCCCCGGAGTTTTTGGAGTTGCGTCTGAAGTTACAGCTCCTCCTTGAGCCTCAGCCATACCTGCTGCTCCTCCCACATCACCTCCTGCTTCGcatcttctccctgctccccACACGGAGCCTAGCCGCTCTCAAATGCAGCTGTCACTACTTCCAGTTCATCATGGAGACGTATGGCGTGCGGCCCGCAGACTCGCGCTGGGTCTGTGACCCGCGTTACCGCGACGACCCCTGCAAGCAGTGCAAGAAACGCTATGGACGGGGTGATGTGTCTCTGTGCCGCTGGCACCACAAACCCTACTGCCAGGCGCTGCCCTACGGCCCCGGGTACTGGATGTGTTGCCACGGCACCCACAAAGACACGCCTGGCTGCAATGTGGGTCTTCATGACAACCGCTGGGTCCCCGCCTTCCACAGTATCCATATGCCCATCTATAAGAAACACAAAGACCCGGAGGACATGTAG